In Apium graveolens cultivar Ventura chromosome 10, ASM990537v1, whole genome shotgun sequence, the following are encoded in one genomic region:
- the LOC141689184 gene encoding uncharacterized protein LOC141689184 yields the protein MRRDNGDEGCSKNISNDTHAKKGESKMTLDKSLAIRSPIKKRCKGRPPTRRKQSKVDIFVKNLQKKSKKSGRKNVSESNSIDLNVSSMETLISISNEGSCSIILVDRYNSSDM from the exons ATGAGACGAGACAATGGTGATGAAGGTTGTTCAAAAAATATATCTAATGACACACATGCAAAGAAGGGAGAAAGTAAAATGACATTAGATAAAAGTTTAGCTATACGTTCACCAATTAAGAAGCGCTGCAAAGGCCGTCCACCAACTAGAAGGAAACAATCGAAGGTTGATATATTTGTGAAAAATCTTCAAAAGAAG tccAAGAAGAGTGGTAGAAAGAATGTTTCAGAATCGAATTCAATTGATTTGAATGTATCAAGTATGGAGACTTTAATTTCTATTTcaaatgaag GATCTTGTTCCATAATTTTGGTTGATAGATATAACTCCAGTGACATGTAG